One window from the genome of Choloepus didactylus isolate mChoDid1 chromosome 2, mChoDid1.pri, whole genome shotgun sequence encodes:
- the TIE1 gene encoding tyrosine-protein kinase receptor Tie-1 yields MVQLGPPLLTLILFLASHVGAAVDLTLLADLRLADPQRFFLTCVSREAGAGRGSDAWAPPLLLEKDNRIVRTFPPQRPLHTARNGSHQVTLRGFSQPSDLVGVFSCVGGAGARRSSVVYVHNSPRAHLLPDKVTHTVNRGDTAVLSARVHKEKQTDVIWKSNGSYFYTLDWHEAQDGHFLLQLPNVQPPSSGIYSATYLEGSPLGSAFFRLIVRGCGAGRWGPGCTKECPGCLHGGVCHDQDGECVCPPGFTGTRCEQACREGRFGQSCQEQCPGTSGCRGLNFCLPDPYGCSCGSGWRGSQCQDACAPGHFGADCRLRCQCQNGGTCDRFSGCVCPSGWHGVHCEKSDRIPQILNMASELEFNLEATPRINCAAAGNPFPVRGSIELRKPDGTVLLSTKAIVEPDKTTAEFEVPRLTLGDSGLWECRVSTSGGQDSRRFRINVKVPPVPLTAPRLLAKQSRQLVVSPLVPFSGDGPISSVRLYYQPQDSTMGWSKIVVDPSENATLMNLRPKTEYSVRVQLSRPGEGGEGVWGPSTLMTTDCPEPSVQPQLDSWYVEGPDQLRVSWSLPSVPGPLVGDGFLLRLWDGARGQERRENVSSPQARTTLLTGLTPGTHYQLDVRLYHCTLLGPASLPTHMLLPPSGPPAPRYLHAQALSDSEIQLTWQCPQALAGSISKYIVEVQVAGGSGDPLWMDVDRPEETSTIVRGLNASTRYLFRVRASAQGPGDWSNMVEASTLSNGLQSEGPVQESRAAEERLDQQLILAVVGSVSATCLTILAALLALVCIRRSCLHRRRTFTYQSGSGEETILQFSSGTLTLTRRPKPQPEPLNYPVLEWEDITFEDLIGEGNFGQVIRAMIKKDGLKMNAAIKMLKEYASENDHRDFAGELEVLCKLGHHPNIINLLGACENRGYLYIAIEYAPYGNLLDFLRKSRVLETDPAFAREHGTASTLSSRQLLRFASDAANGMQYLSEKQFIHRDLAARNVLVGENLASKIADFGLSRGEEVYVKKTMGRLPVRWMAIESLNYSVYTTKSDVWSFGVLLWEIVSLGGTPYCGMTCAELYEKLPQGYRMEQPRNCDDEVYELMRQCWRDRPYERPPFAQIALQLGRMLEARKAYVNMSLFENFTYAGIDATAEEA; encoded by the exons ATGGTCCAGCTGGGGCCCCCTCTGCTGACCCTCATCCTCTTCCTGGCTTCTCATGTTG GCGCAGCGGTGGACCTGACGCTGCTGGCTGACCTGCGCCTCGCGGACCCCCAGCGCTTCTTCCTGACCTGCGTGTCCCGGGAGGCCGGAGCCGGGAGAGGCTCGGACGCCTGGGCCCCGCCCCTGCTGTTGGAGAAGGACAACCGTATCGTGCGCACCTTTCCGCCCCAGCGGCCCCTGCACACCGCCCGCAACGGCTCGCACCAGGTCACGCTGCGCGGCTTCTCGCAGCCCTCGGACCTTGTGGGCGTCTTCTCCTGCGTGGGCGGCGCCGGGGCGCGGCGCTCCTCGGTCGTCTACGTACACAACAGCCCCAGGG CCCACCTGCTCCCAGACAAGGTCACACATACAGTGAACAGAGGTGACACGGCTGTGCTTTCCGCACGTGTGCACAAGGAGAAGCAGACAGATGTGATCTGGAAGAGCAACG GATCCTACTTCTATACCCTGGACTGGCATGAGGCCCAGGATGGGCACTTCCTGCTGCAGCTCCCCAACGTACAGCCACCATCAAGCGGCATCTACAGTGCCACCTACCTGGAAGGCAGCCCTCTGGGCAGCGCCTTCTTTCGGCTCATTGTGCGGG GCTGTGGGGCTGGGCGCTGGGGGCCAGGTTGTACCAAGGAGTGCCCCGGCTGCCTGCATGGAGGTGTCTGCCATGACCAGGATGGAGAGTGTGTGTGCCCCCCTGGCTTCACCGGCACCCGCTGTGAGCAGG CCTGCAGAGAGGGCCGCTTTGGGCAGAGCTGTCAGGAGCAGTGTCCAGGAACATCTGGCTGTCGTGGACTTAACTTCTGCCTCCCAGACCCCTACGGCTGTTCTTGTGGATCTGGCTGGAGAGGAAGCCAGTGCCAGGATG CCTGTGCCCCTGGTCATTTTGGGGCTGACTGCCGTCTCCGATGCCAGTGTCAAAATGGCGGCACATGTGACCGGTTCAGTGGCTGTGTCTGCCCCTCCGGGTGGCATGGAGTACACTGTGAGAAGTCAG ACCGGATCCCCCAGATCCTTAATATGGCTTCGGAACTGGAATTCAACTTAGAGGCAACGCCCCGGATCAACTGCGCAGCTGCAGGGAACCCCTTCCCAGTGAGGGGCAGCATAGAGCTACGCAAGCCAGATGGCACAGTGCTCCTG TCCACCAAGGCCATCGTGGAGCCAGACAAGACCACGGCTGAGTTCGAGGTGCCCCGCTTAACTCTTGGGGATAGTGGGCTCTGGGAGTGCCGCGTGTCCACATCTGGTGGCCAAGACAGCAGGCGCTTCAGAATCAATGTCAAAG TGCCCCCAGTGCCCCTGACGGCGCCTCGGCTCCTAGCCAAGCAGAGCCGCCAGCTTGTGGTCTCCCCGCTGGTCCCATTCTCTGGAGACGGGCCCATCTCCTCCGTCCGCTTGTACTACCAGCCCCAGGACAGCACCATGGGCTGGTCCAAGATTGTGG TGGACCCCAGTGAGAATGCGACATTAATGAACCTGAGGCCGAAGACAGAATACAGTGTCCGTGTGCAACTGAGCCGgccaggggaaggaggagagggggtCTGGGGGCCTTCCACCCTCATGACCACAGACTGTCCTG AGCCCTCAGTGCAGCCACAGCTGGATAGCTGGTATGTGGAGGGCCCTGACCAGCTGCGAGTGAGCTGGTCCTTACCCTCGGTACCTGGGCCGCTGGTGGGCGATGGTTTCCTGCTGCGCCTATGGGACGGGGCACGGGGGCAGGAGCGGCGGGAGAACGTCTCGTCCCCCCAGGCCCGCACCACCCTCCTGACCGGACTCACGCCTGGTACCCACTACCAGCTGGATGTGCGGCTCTACCATTGCACCCTCCTCGGCCCTGCCTCGCTCCCCACACACATGCTTCTGCCCCCCAGTG GGCCCCCAGCCCCCCGATACCTCCATGCCCAGGCCCTCTCGGACTCTGAGATACAGCTAACGTGGCAGTGCCCACAGGCTCTGGCTGGGTCAATATCTAAGTACATCGTGGAAGTGCAGGTAGCTGGGGGCTCAGGAGACCCACTGTGGATGGACGTGGACAGACCTGAGGAGACGAGCACCATCGTCCGTGGCCTCAATGCCAGCACACGCTACCTCTTCCGTGTGCGTGCCAGTGCCCAGGGTCCTGGTGACTGGAGCAACATGGTAGAAGCATCTACCCTGAGCAACG GGCTGCAGAGCGAGGGCCCAGTCCAAGAAAGCCGGGCTGCTGAAGAGCGCCTGGACCAACAGCTGATCCTGGCAGTGGTGGGCTCAGTATCTGCCACCTGCCTCACCATCCTGGCTGCCCTCTTAGCCCTGGTGTGCATCCGCAGAAGCTGCCTGCATAGGAGACGCACCTTCACCTACCAGTCAGGATCG GGTGAAGAGACTATCCTGCAGTTCAGCTCGGGAACCCTGACACTGACCCGACGGCCAAAACCACAGCCCGAGCCCCTGAATTACCCAGTGCTGGAGTGGGAGGACATCACCTTTGAGGACCTCATTGGGGAGGGGAACTTTGGCCAGGTCATCCGGGCCATGATCAAGAAGGATGGGCTGAAGATGAATGCAGCCATCAAGATGCTGAAAG AATATGCCTCTGAAAATGACCATCGTGACTTTGCAGGAGAACTGGAAGTTCTATGCAAATTGGGGCACCACCCCAACATCATTAACCTCTTGGGGGCCTGTGAGAACCGAG GTTACTTGTATATCGCCATTGAATACGCCCCTTATGGGAACCTGCTAGATTTTCTGCGAAAGAGCCGGGTGCTGGAGACTGACCCAGCTTTTGCCCGAGAGCATGGAACAGCCTCTACCCTCAGCTCCCGGCAGCTGCTGCGTTTTGCCAGTGATGCCGCCAACGGCATGCAGTACCTGAGTGAGAAGCAG TTCATCCATAGGGACTTGGCTGCCCGAAATGTGCTGGTCGGAGAGAACCTGGCTTCCAAGATTGCAGACTTTGGCCTGTCTCGGGGGGAGGAGGTTTATGTGAAGAAGACCATG GGACGTCTCCCAGTGCGCTGGATGGCCATTGAATCTCTGAACTACAGCGTCTACACCACCAAGAGTGATGT CTGGTCCTTCGGTGTCCTCCTCTGGGAGATCGTGAGCCTTG GGGGCACACCCTACTGTGGCATGACCTGTGCTGAGCTCTATGAGAAGCTGCCTCAGGGCTACCGCATGGAGCAGCCTCGTAACTGTGACGACGAAGT GTATGAGCTGATGCGTCAGTGCTGGCGGGACCGTCCATACGAGCGACCACCCTTTGCCCAGATTGCACTGCAGCTGGGCCGCATGCTGGAAGCCAGGAAG